AGCGTAGATGATGCTACTTATGGACTTATCGGACCGCTTACGTTCATCTTCCTCTTTATGGCCACCGTTGCCTATGCTATTTACTATACCCATAAAAACAAAAAGCGCATCGCCAATATCGTTGCCATCAGTTACGCTATGATCTTGATTGGGTTCTCTTCGTACTCAGTAATTATGATCCGCTCTATTGCAGATCCTCCCATTGATGAAAATGACCCTGAGACGGTAGAAGCTTTTATCAGTTATCTGAAAAGGGAACAGTATGGTGCTACTCCCATTTTAAAAGGAAATAATTTCAACGAGCAAACCGGTCAGATTGATCGCAACAATGAAGAGTTTTTTCCGCGCCGTTATTCACCTGCACCAAATCACCTAGAATATTATGCGCAGTACGATTCTGACTGGGATTACTTTTGGGATTATCAGGTAAACCATATGTATATCCGGTATTTCAACTGGAATTTCATTGGAAGGGAAGCTGATATCCAAGATGCCGGCTGGAGGTCCGGCATTCAGGAGCCTCAGTACCCAGACAACCCCGCCAGTAATGCCTATTTCTTTATACCATTCATACTTGGTCTTTTTGGAATGATTTTCCATTTCACCTCCGACTGGAAACGAGCTTCAGCCATACTCGCACTCTTTATAGTCACCGGTCTGGCCATTATTGTGTTCCTTAATCAACCACCCTATCAACCCAGGGAGCGTGATTATGCCTATGTGGGCTCCTTCTTTGCCTTTGCAATTTGGCTTGGGCTGGGGGTCACTGGAATCATCGAGATGATTAAAGAATATGCCAATAATAAATTTATAGGCTATGCAACTGTGGCTTTATGTCTGTTGGCTTCACCTGTATGGATGGGTTATCAAAATTGGGATGACCACGACCGCAGCGAGCGATATGTAGCACCTGATTATGCGAGAAATTTACTTGAGTCAGTGGCGCCAAATGCTATCCTCTTTACCAATGGTGATAATGACACCTTCCCTCTTTGGTATGCTCAGGAAGTGGAGGGAATAAGAACTGACGTTCGAATTGTTTGTCTGAGTCTGTTAAACACAGACTGGTATATCAAGCAGCTCCGTGACCAATGGTCACATGAGTCTGCACCTCTTCCTATTTCACTATCAGATGATGAAGTGGAACGAGTTACTTCAGGGATCAGTCAGTGGCAACCTCAGGACATTGAAATCCCCGTAGATAAAGACATGCTTAAAAAAGCATTCTCTGAAGACATGAGCTACAAAGAAGCAATCGGAGTTAAGCCCGATACTTCCCTCCCGATCCTACAGAAAGGTGTTGATTTTGAAATGCCGGTAGATTCACTTGATGACTCTATTTCATGGACTGTGAATGGACGTTTCTATGGTCAAAATCAGCAAGGTCAGCGAATTTATTATCTACAGGTTCAAGACCGTTTGATCCTTGATATACTTCGCACCAATAACTGGTTACGCCCTGTATACTTTGCGAATACGGTCTCTAGTCAGAGTCAGCTTAATCTTCAGGACTATTTCCGTACTGAAGGTAAAGCCTACCGCGTGATTCCTAAAGACTTTGGAGCCAGCCAGGACGGTTATATAGATACCGACATCTATACAGATCGTCTTGAAAAGTTCCAGTTCCGTGAGTGGAATAATCCTGATTTATATATGGATGAAAACATTCGCAGAATGCTAAGCAACTACCGATTTAACTTCATGGCACTTGCCAAGCAGTATCAGAAAGATGGACAAGTTGATAGTGCTCGTTACTGGTTAAAATGGGGTGAAGAAAAAATTCCATTCAGAGCTTCAGAAACTAACACATCACTGAAACTTCTTTATTCGGTACGATATGCTCAGGTTGGCCTCGAAGAAGACGCATTCCGTCTTGCAAACTCAAGCAAGTCTGGTTTAGTTGAAATGCTGAACAAAAACTTAAACCGTTTTTCCAATATCGAAGCTGAATTCAACAGTCTGAATCAGGAATTAGAAACTGCAAAAGCACGTGGTGATATTCGAACTCAGCGTGAAATTCGTCCGCAGCTGCAGAAACTTAATAATGATGCTCAGCAGTATCTGACTGAAGTGCGTACAGCAAGGCAGTCGTTAGTGCTGGTTCAATATGCTTACTTCCAAAGTGGCAATACAGAGGAAGCTCAAGCACTCGCAACTGAAGTTAACGCAGCAATGGGATCTAGTTTCCCTCCTATGCCGGATACAAAAGAAGCCAGTGAACAAGAAATTAGCAGATATGGACTCAATTAAGTCTTTCTTTTAAACTTATTGTCTGGTGCCGTATATTTGGGCACACTAATTTATTACTTATGATTCATCAGTTTACTAAAGAAAATATTGACGCCATAGGAAAAGTCCTTGGAACAACTCCAAAACCACTTGGGAATGATGTATTCCGTTTCGAAGTGAAAAATGAGGAAGAGCCCCGCAAATTGGCTCTGGAAATTCACCTTGGGCTTGACGTCAATGAAGAGCAAATGAACATGGTATCGGTGTATGCCTACAATACCTTTCTTCAACTCCACAACTGCACTGCTTTTGTGGCTAGTGAAATGCTTCAGCAAGTTACCTTTTTCGGGAAGTCAGGATCTAAAACATCTGGCCTGATTGTTGAAAAAACAGCAGGGTGTAGCCTGTATGCCAACGTAGATAATTCCATACTTAGTGGCGATTTCACTCAACTCCCTGAAGACTTGATGATGTGCGGTATTGCCCTTTCTCTGACAGAGTCTATGGATGACGACTTCACCTTTTAAAGGTCTATGATTTGAGCAATGAAACTCCTTCTCCCCTTCAAATTTTTAATGAGAGTGAAGTAAAAGTTCCGCTTCGGCAAAAGAAGGCTGAGTCAATTCTTAACATGATCTCAGACCAGGAAAGCATAAGTTTTACTCTTGTTGAAATTGTTTTTGTGAGTGAAGAAGAAATTGTTCGTATTAATAAAGAACAT
The window above is part of the Balneola sp. genome. Proteins encoded here:
- a CDS encoding membrane protein yields the protein MFSDHKTTNKYLALFTFIVSLVIYTLTLAPTASFWDAGEFIAVAHGLQVNHPPGAPFYSIVGRIFSMFMPTEYIALSINFISALSSALTVMFLYLIVVRLVREWKGDPDEMDIMDKIGMYGGALVGALSFMVTDTFWFSAVEAEVYAMSMFFTSIVVWMALKWAENYDKPYNERWLVLIAYMFGIAIGVHLLNLLALFFVALIVYFKLKEFEWKSFLLMGVGSVIAFFTVYPFTIQSIPTIANSVDDATYGLIGPLTFIFLFMATVAYAIYYTHKNKKRIANIVAISYAMILIGFSSYSVIMIRSIADPPIDENDPETVEAFISYLKREQYGATPILKGNNFNEQTGQIDRNNEEFFPRRYSPAPNHLEYYAQYDSDWDYFWDYQVNHMYIRYFNWNFIGREADIQDAGWRSGIQEPQYPDNPASNAYFFIPFILGLFGMIFHFTSDWKRASAILALFIVTGLAIIVFLNQPPYQPRERDYAYVGSFFAFAIWLGLGVTGIIEMIKEYANNKFIGYATVALCLLASPVWMGYQNWDDHDRSERYVAPDYARNLLESVAPNAILFTNGDNDTFPLWYAQEVEGIRTDVRIVCLSLLNTDWYIKQLRDQWSHESAPLPISLSDDEVERVTSGISQWQPQDIEIPVDKDMLKKAFSEDMSYKEAIGVKPDTSLPILQKGVDFEMPVDSLDDSISWTVNGRFYGQNQQGQRIYYLQVQDRLILDILRTNNWLRPVYFANTVSSQSQLNLQDYFRTEGKAYRVIPKDFGASQDGYIDTDIYTDRLEKFQFREWNNPDLYMDENIRRMLSNYRFNFMALAKQYQKDGQVDSARYWLKWGEEKIPFRASETNTSLKLLYSVRYAQVGLEEDAFRLANSSKSGLVEMLNKNLNRFSNIEAEFNSLNQELETAKARGDIRTQREIRPQLQKLNNDAQQYLTEVRTARQSLVLVQYAYFQSGNTEEAQALATEVNAAMGSSFPPMPDTKEASEQEISRYGLN